In Lotus japonicus ecotype B-129 chromosome 5, LjGifu_v1.2, one genomic interval encodes:
- the LOC130721161 gene encoding 40S ribosomal protein S27-2, whose product MVLQNDIDLLNPPAELEKRKHKLKRLVQSPNSFFMDVKCQGCFNITTVFSHSQTVVVCGNCQTVLCQPTGGRARLTEGCSFRKKGD is encoded by the exons ATG gttctccagaatgatatCGATTTGTTGAACCCTCCAGCTGAGCTCGAAAAGAGAAAGCACAAACTCAAGCGTCTTGTGCAGTCACCAAACTCTTTCTTCATG GATGTTAAGTGTCAGGGATGCTTCAACAT AACAACTGTGTTTAGCCACTCTCAGACTGTGGTGGTGTGCGGAAACTGCCAGACCGTCCTGTGCCAGCCGACCGGTGGGCGTGCCAGGCTTACAGAGGGTTGCTCCTTTAGGAAGAAGGGAGACTAA